The genomic stretch AGCCGGTGACGCGGTCCGGCACGTGGCGAAGAGCATCGGGACGGGACGCCGCTTCGCGGTGGATCTGGATCTCTCGAAGTTCTTCGACCGGGTCGATCACGACATCCTCATGGCACGACTGGCGGTGAAGGTCCGAGACCGGCGCGTCTTGCGCCTGATCGGCCGTTACCTTCGCGCCGGCGTCGAGGTCGAAGGGCGATACGAGCGAACGGTCAGGGGCGTCCCGCAGGGCGGTCCGCTTTGGCTCCCTCGCTCGCGCTCGGTCGGGCTTCGCCCCGCGCTGCGCGCGGCCCATCTGCGCTGCTGCTCCGTCTCCCTTGCTCGCAAACATAGTGCTCGACGACCTTGATAAAGAACTGGAGCGACGCGGCCACCGCTTCGCCCGATACGCCGACGACTTCGTTGTATTGGTGAAGAGTCCGCGGGCAGGCGAGCGGGTCATGGGCAGCGTGCGACGGTTCCTGGAGACACGACTGAAGTTGAAGGTGAACGCCGAGAAGAGCGCGGTCGTACCCACGGCCCAGCTCTCCTTCCTCGGCTTCGCCTTCAAGGGTGCGCGGATCGTCTGGAGCGAGAAGTCGCTCCAGCGCTTCCAAAAGCGCATCCGCGAACTGACGGGCCGCAGTTGGGGCGTGGGTATGGAGTATCGGATTCGTGAACTCGCGTCGTACATGCGAGGTTGGATCGGATACTTCGGCATCAGCCGCACCTACGCGGCGGTTCGACAACTCGATCACTGGATCAGAAGACGACTGCGCTGCTGCTATTGGAAGCAATGGAAGACGCGCAGCAACCGCATCCGCCAACTGTTGCGCCTGGGCCTCAATCGCAGAGACGCGATCCTGCACGGGCTGGTCAGTCACGGATGTTGGGCGATGTCCAAGACCCCGGTGATCAATCAGGCGCTATCCGTGTCGTGGCTGAAACTACAGGGATTGCCGTCTCTCACGGATCAGTGGAGCGCTATCCATTATCCAACCAAGGTCCGATGACGTCTCGGAACCGCCCGGTGCGGACCCGCATGCCGGGTGGTGTGGGGGCCGGGAGCTAATCACTCCCGGCTACCCGATTGGGCTGTCCGTTATTCAATCAACGCTGTCGTGATCTTCGATCGCTAGATGCAGGGTCTCGTCGGCGCCGCTGAGTCCTCGATACGACACGACTATGCAATCAGGTATCTTGAGCGTCGCGGAATAGAACCCACGCTCAATGATTGTGCCGTCATCGTGCTCCGTGTGGACTGAACTGACTGCAAAATCCTCCTTTCGGTCCCCAGACTCGCGGCTCAAGTCGAAGACCTCGAATGTCCGCAAGTCTACCGAGAATCGCCACTTCCACTCTCCGCAACGCCACGTCGTGTCAAATAGGCCATCCCAATCGCACGCTTGGTCAAGGGGGACCCTGAACTCCTTCTTCCTCGCTGGGAGAAAGCCAAGCGGACGTATCTCTACCGAAAACGTTGCCGTGCCGGCGCGCATGTCACTGGGGTTGTTTTCCGCTGCCTTGCCCAACGATGAAGCTCAGACACCCCGCTGGGGATGTCCGAACTCAATGGTCTTCTCGTAAACGCTGCGCGTCATCGGGGTTGTCTGTAGCGCCTGGTTCGGCTGTCTGTTCTTTACGGTCGCGTGCTTACCAGAGCTTCCAC from Opitutales bacterium ASA1 encodes the following:
- a CDS encoding hypothetical protein (frameshifted, insertion/deletion at around 1399351); the protein is MGSVRRFLETRLKLKVNAEKSAVVPTAQLSFLGFAFKGARIVWSEKSLQRFQKRIRELTGRSWGVGMEYRIRELASYMRGWIGYFGISRTYAAVRQLDHWIRRRLRCCYWKQWKTRSNRIRQLLRLGLNRRDAILHGLVSHGCWAMSKTPVINQALSVSWLKLQGLPSLTDQWSAIHYPTKVR